One window of Desulfobacca acetoxidans DSM 11109 genomic DNA carries:
- a CDS encoding valine--tRNA ligase, which translates to MSESLAKVYSPGEIEKKWYEYWEANFLFQADANSDRHPYSIVIPPPNITGSLHMGHALNNTLQDILCRCKRMQGYNTLWMPGTDHAGIATQNVVERMLAAEGKDRHTVGREAFIERVWQWKKESGGHIINQLKRLGCSCDWSRERFTMDAGLSAAVREVFVRLYEDGLIYKGDYIINWCPRCQTALADLEVEHETKEGYLYYIKYPLAGNGGHLTVATTRPETLLGDTAVAVNPNDVRFTKFHGATLLLPVLGRKIPVITDDYVDMEFGAGALKVTPAHDLNDFQLGIRHQLPAVRVIDGKGRMTEEAGRYQGMDRFTCRDKIVKDLKADGLLEKVEKYVHGVGHCYRCRAVVEPMLSKQWFVAVKPLAEAAVAAVTEGSIRIIPPMWEKTFFEWMDNIRDWCISRQIWWGHRIPAWNCPACGEIIVVRETPTHCPKCGGTELVQEEDVLDTWFSSALWPFSTLGWPEQTRELTLFYPTSVLVTAFDILFFWVARMMMMGLYFMKEVPFREVYIHALVRDAEGQKMSKSKGNVVDPLEVMEEYGTDAFRFSLAAFAAMGRDVRLSEERIAGYRNFVNKIWNASRFTLMNLADYDYAAAAHDTVALSLEERWIVSRLQQVCQAVTEALDSYNFDQAANQLYQFAWHEFCDWYLELIKPALYDNTDPVRRRHTQRVLQEILSALLRLLHPFMPFVTEEIWHKLPGTVGSIMVAPYPAVRQELIDSMAEEEMNLLMAVITAIRNLRGEMNVPPGAKAPVNLYSGNETALAALRRHTKSLVIMGKIDGLSFNPDGDRPQAAAKAVVQDIEIYLPLVGLIDFAEEDRRLAREIDKISKDLTTSQRKLANEDFVAKAPAEVVEKEKEKVQTLTQKLAKLKSHKEKIKALTTG; encoded by the coding sequence ATGTCGGAGTCGTTGGCCAAGGTCTACAGTCCGGGTGAAATTGAGAAAAAATGGTATGAATACTGGGAGGCGAATTTCCTTTTTCAAGCCGACGCCAACAGCGACCGTCATCCCTACAGTATTGTCATTCCGCCGCCCAATATCACCGGTTCGCTGCATATGGGACACGCCCTTAACAATACCCTTCAGGATATCCTCTGTCGCTGCAAACGCATGCAGGGGTATAACACCCTCTGGATGCCCGGTACTGACCACGCTGGCATTGCTACCCAGAACGTGGTGGAACGGATGCTGGCCGCTGAAGGTAAAGACCGGCACACGGTAGGCCGGGAGGCCTTTATAGAGCGGGTCTGGCAGTGGAAGAAGGAGTCGGGGGGGCACATTATCAATCAACTTAAGCGCTTGGGTTGTTCCTGCGATTGGAGCCGCGAGCGCTTCACCATGGATGCCGGTCTGTCAGCGGCAGTGCGGGAGGTCTTTGTCCGCCTGTATGAGGACGGTTTGATTTATAAAGGGGATTATATCATTAATTGGTGCCCGCGTTGTCAGACCGCCCTGGCCGATTTGGAAGTTGAGCACGAAACCAAGGAGGGTTATCTCTATTACATCAAGTATCCGTTGGCCGGAAACGGCGGTCATCTCACCGTCGCCACTACTCGGCCGGAGACCCTGTTGGGAGATACGGCGGTAGCGGTCAACCCCAACGATGTGCGGTTTACGAAATTCCATGGTGCCACGCTCCTGTTGCCGGTATTGGGCCGCAAGATACCGGTGATTACGGATGACTACGTGGATATGGAGTTCGGCGCCGGCGCTCTTAAAGTCACACCGGCGCATGATCTCAATGATTTCCAGCTTGGTATCCGGCATCAGTTGCCGGCGGTGCGGGTTATTGACGGGAAAGGCCGGATGACTGAGGAGGCCGGCAGATATCAGGGCATGGACCGGTTCACCTGCCGGGATAAAATCGTCAAGGACCTGAAGGCCGACGGTTTATTGGAAAAGGTGGAAAAATATGTGCATGGCGTTGGTCACTGTTATCGCTGTCGGGCCGTAGTGGAGCCGATGCTCTCGAAACAATGGTTCGTAGCAGTGAAACCGTTGGCCGAGGCCGCGGTTGCGGCCGTCACTGAAGGCAGCATCCGCATCATTCCGCCGATGTGGGAGAAGACCTTCTTTGAGTGGATGGACAATATCCGGGATTGGTGTATTTCCCGGCAGATCTGGTGGGGCCACCGTATCCCGGCCTGGAATTGCCCAGCCTGTGGTGAGATTATCGTGGTGCGGGAAACTCCGACGCATTGTCCGAAGTGCGGCGGGACAGAGCTGGTTCAGGAGGAAGACGTCCTGGATACCTGGTTTTCCTCGGCGTTATGGCCCTTTTCTACCTTGGGCTGGCCGGAGCAGACCAGGGAACTCACACTTTTCTATCCCACCTCGGTGCTGGTCACCGCTTTTGACATTCTCTTCTTCTGGGTGGCCCGGATGATGATGATGGGTCTCTATTTCATGAAGGAGGTACCTTTTCGGGAGGTCTATATCCACGCCCTGGTCCGGGACGCCGAGGGTCAGAAGATGAGCAAATCGAAGGGCAACGTGGTGGATCCATTAGAGGTTATGGAGGAATACGGCACTGATGCCTTCCGATTCTCTCTGGCCGCCTTTGCCGCTATGGGTCGGGACGTTCGCCTATCGGAGGAGCGAATCGCCGGGTATCGTAATTTTGTCAACAAGATCTGGAATGCCAGCCGCTTTACGCTAATGAATCTGGCCGATTATGATTACGCTGCTGCAGCCCATGATACAGTCGCTCTTAGTTTAGAGGAACGCTGGATCGTCAGCCGTCTGCAGCAGGTCTGTCAGGCGGTGACAGAGGCCCTGGATTCCTATAATTTTGATCAGGCGGCGAACCAGCTCTACCAGTTTGCCTGGCACGAGTTCTGCGATTGGTACCTGGAACTTATCAAGCCGGCCCTCTATGACAACACCGATCCGGTCAGGAGGCGTCACACCCAGAGAGTCTTGCAGGAGATCCTCAGCGCCCTGCTGCGCCTGTTGCATCCCTTTATGCCTTTTGTTACCGAGGAGATCTGGCACAAACTGCCAGGGACGGTTGGCAGCATCATGGTGGCGCCGTATCCTGCGGTCAGGCAGGAACTCATAGATTCCATGGCAGAAGAGGAGATGAATCTGCTGATGGCTGTCATAACGGCGATCAGAAACCTACGGGGAGAAATGAACGTTCCACCCGGGGCGAAGGCGCCGGTCAATCTCTATAGCGGCAATGAGACCGCCTTGGCTGCCCTGAGACGGCACACTAAATCACTGGTAATCATGGGCAAGATTGACGGGCTGAGCTTTAACCCGGACGGTGATCGGCCGCAGGCTGCAGCCAAGGCCGTGGTCCAGGACATAGAGATCTATCTGCCCCTGGTCGGTCTCATTGACTTTGCCGAAGAAGACCGGCGTTTGGCTCGAGAGATCGACAAAATCAGCAAAGACCTGACTACAAGCCAACGCAAACTGGCCAACGAGGACTTCGTGGCCAAGGCCCCCGCTGAGGTTGTGGAGAAGGAGAAAGAGAAGGTTCAGACCCTTACCCAGAAGTTGGCCAAGCTTAAGAGTCACAAAGAAAAGATCAAGGCTCTGACTACTGGATAA
- a CDS encoding RsmE family RNA methyltransferase → MKADKIPPPGRFHQERQRRRFFAGLNQFRGDEVILSPSESHHLIRVVRLAVGDRVEVSDGCGRIFEAEILSLEPTAARLRLLNELSVGIESSLKITLGLALVRAEIFDSLIRQVTELGIYRLVPFTSTRSLVRPGGWKKSRLLRWQRLAQEALKSSQRLILPEIDPPVDFPDALIGPEEVKLMFWEEQRQAHRPHDLAAWPRPRTIRALIGPEGGFTAAEADTARQAGFNLLGLGPRRLRVETAALAAVAVLQYTWGDLNP, encoded by the coding sequence ATGAAAGCTGACAAAATTCCTCCCCCCGGGCGTTTTCATCAAGAGCGGCAGCGGCGGCGGTTTTTTGCTGGCCTGAATCAATTTCGGGGAGATGAGGTCATTCTATCTCCTTCAGAAAGCCATCATCTGATCAGAGTCGTACGACTGGCGGTAGGAGATCGGGTGGAGGTTTCAGATGGTTGCGGTCGGATTTTTGAAGCGGAAATTTTGAGCCTCGAACCCACCGCCGCTCGGCTCCGTCTACTAAACGAACTCTCTGTCGGAATCGAATCCAGTCTTAAAATCACCCTGGGGTTGGCCCTGGTAAGAGCGGAGATCTTCGATTCCCTCATCCGACAGGTCACGGAATTGGGCATCTACCGGCTCGTCCCCTTTACCTCTACCCGTTCACTGGTCCGGCCGGGGGGGTGGAAAAAATCGCGTCTGCTGCGCTGGCAACGATTGGCACAGGAGGCCTTAAAATCTTCTCAGAGGTTGATCCTGCCTGAGATCGATCCACCGGTGGATTTTCCGGACGCCCTCATCGGACCGGAAGAGGTCAAGTTGATGTTCTGGGAGGAGCAACGGCAAGCTCACCGCCCTCACGATTTAGCAGCCTGGCCGCGTCCTCGCACGATCCGGGCCCTTATCGGTCCTGAGGGAGGGTTTACCGCAGCCGAAGCAGATACGGCGCGACAGGCGGGTTTCAACCTGTTAGGGTTGGGACCGCGACGGCTGCGGGTAGAAACCGCCGCCCTGGCGGCAGTAGCGGTATTGCAGTATACCTGGGGCGATCTGAACCCGTGA
- a CDS encoding TVP38/TMEM64 family protein: MSPQSEFPPPKNGLWLTWSLSALVLISLAALSLYLFWLPLSNWATNCYNFLSCKENIRNWLLSFGPAAPVVFIVIQSLQVIFAPIPGEATGFLGGFLFGGPMGFVYSTLGLTLGSILAFLLGRWLEIHLIEKLVSKPTLDKFDFIIERQGTLIAFLLFLLPGFPKDYLCFILGLSKMPLRVFLLIVTIGRMPGTLMLSLQGAQVYRGDYITFLALLGLFLLAALLMLLYKESLYQFLRRWSHRNATYDN; this comes from the coding sequence TTGTCGCCTCAGTCTGAATTTCCACCCCCCAAAAACGGCCTCTGGCTGACGTGGTCCTTATCTGCCCTGGTTCTTATTTCACTTGCAGCCCTGTCCCTCTACCTATTTTGGCTCCCCCTCAGCAACTGGGCGACTAACTGCTACAATTTCCTGTCCTGTAAAGAAAATATCCGCAACTGGCTGCTCTCCTTCGGCCCCGCCGCCCCCGTAGTCTTTATCGTAATCCAATCGTTGCAGGTTATATTTGCCCCCATCCCCGGAGAGGCTACGGGTTTTTTAGGCGGCTTCCTTTTCGGCGGTCCGATGGGATTTGTCTACTCTACCTTAGGCCTCACCCTCGGCTCTATTTTGGCCTTTTTATTAGGCCGGTGGTTGGAAATACACCTGATCGAAAAATTGGTCAGTAAACCGACCTTGGATAAATTTGACTTTATCATCGAAAGACAGGGCACTCTCATTGCCTTTCTGCTCTTTCTGTTACCCGGCTTTCCGAAGGATTACCTCTGCTTCATTCTGGGCCTGAGCAAAATGCCCCTCCGGGTCTTTCTTCTTATCGTCACCATCGGCCGCATGCCGGGCACTCTGATGCTTTCCCTGCAAGGGGCTCAAGTCTATCGTGGCGACTATATCACTTTCTTGGCCCTCCTGGGATTATTCCTGTTGGCAGCCTTACTAATGCTGCTATACAAGGAAAGTCTTTATCAGTTTCTGCGGCGGTGGAGCCACCGCAACGCCACCTATGATAACTGA
- a CDS encoding methyltransferase: MKPSGDLSGFAQLMELSRGFQAAKVFLVACDLDVFSHLSIPTTVEDLASRLQVNARALEMLLNGLTALRLLSKKDNSYHNTPVAQEFLVAAGENYRGAIFKHLHHTWEGWSDLGAVVATGNHPKIDPARWVEAHAEAHEQEVKDFIWGMHAVARDTIPLVLEQLNLKDIKHLLDLGGGPASYAIAFAQQYPQLKATVFDLPLPISIARENLVRHGLTSRVQTIAGNFLEDDIGSGYDFIWISQILHSHTETQSQTILRKACSALVPGGRLAVHDFFLDDDGYTPPSAAFFGLHMLAVTQGGRAYKHHEVATWVESLGCSRPELRRVGEHSSFVIAVKNG, translated from the coding sequence ATGAAGCCCAGCGGTGACCTATCCGGCTTCGCCCAATTGATGGAGCTGTCTCGGGGTTTTCAGGCTGCCAAGGTTTTCTTGGTGGCCTGCGATTTAGACGTCTTTAGCCATCTCTCTATCCCAACCACTGTCGAGGATTTAGCCAGTCGCCTCCAGGTGAATGCCAGGGCCCTGGAGATGTTGCTCAACGGCCTGACTGCATTGCGGTTGTTAAGCAAAAAGGACAACTCCTACCACAACACCCCCGTGGCTCAGGAATTTTTGGTAGCAGCGGGAGAAAATTACCGGGGAGCAATTTTTAAACACCTGCATCATACCTGGGAAGGCTGGTCAGACCTGGGGGCGGTCGTGGCCACCGGCAATCATCCGAAGATCGATCCGGCCCGTTGGGTGGAGGCCCACGCAGAGGCCCATGAACAAGAAGTCAAAGACTTTATTTGGGGCATGCACGCCGTCGCTCGGGATACCATCCCCCTGGTCCTGGAGCAGCTCAATCTAAAAGACATCAAACACCTGCTGGATTTGGGGGGCGGGCCAGCTTCCTATGCCATCGCTTTCGCCCAACAATACCCGCAACTCAAGGCTACGGTTTTTGATCTGCCACTCCCGATCAGCATCGCCCGGGAAAACCTGGTCCGGCATGGCTTAACCAGCCGGGTGCAAACAATTGCCGGCAACTTCCTGGAAGATGACATCGGTTCAGGCTATGACTTCATTTGGATTTCACAGATTCTGCACAGCCACACAGAGACCCAATCACAGACCATCCTCAGAAAAGCCTGCTCCGCTTTGGTGCCCGGCGGACGGCTGGCAGTGCATGACTTCTTTCTTGACGACGACGGTTATACCCCACCCAGCGCGGCGTTTTTCGGCCTCCATATGTTGGCGGTCACTCAAGGCGGCCGCGCCTACAAACACCACGAAGTGGCGACCTGGGTGGAATCTTTGGGATGCAGCCGCCCCGAACTCAGGCGGGTGGGAGAACATTCCAGCTTTGTAATAGCAGTAAAAAACGGGTGA
- a CDS encoding IS701 family transposase: MATKLLIPYQVLAQWLTILWQAVPIKLRPTLLELLFGNILSGSGHITDAILTVCAKTSWSNYFKALQSNGFSWLSLCRQWLVLVLRYFPRLTITLVIDDMLTPRTSKKAPSAAIYHDHAHRPNRPPFIFGQLRVALAIVLTYAGRTAAFPWLWRLIRTTGNTSKLKAAQVLMALARQWVPRAIAIRLLLDAWYMKKTLVLRLIHQAVTVIGQVRRDTVCYLLPTQPSSPRRGAPRKYGEKLTFAKAKTLLPLQHASIKAYGKTRRFEFYTAQAKVRFLKGHICRVVWCRFLQDSGKWTNWALLLATDPTLTAANVIKLYSRRWWIEPMFNEIKHSFGLINAWQQSRQTLARWTTLISLSYSLPRLLALWLGDQKGAQLFPIPWRRQQAVTAGWIVKAVQQYFRLVNIRACWDRKSQKFVLPNEDFMATCKKAA; the protein is encoded by the coding sequence ATGGCTACAAAACTTCTTATCCCCTATCAAGTTCTTGCTCAGTGGCTCACTATCCTATGGCAGGCGGTGCCTATCAAGCTCCGTCCCACGTTACTCGAACTGCTCTTTGGCAACATCTTATCAGGATCTGGTCATATCACCGATGCTATCCTCACTGTGTGCGCCAAAACGAGTTGGAGCAATTACTTCAAGGCCCTACAGAGCAATGGTTTTTCTTGGTTAAGCCTTTGCCGCCAATGGCTTGTCCTCGTGTTGCGTTACTTTCCTCGTCTCACCATTACCCTGGTCATAGACGATATGTTGACGCCCAGAACCTCGAAAAAAGCTCCTTCGGCAGCGATATATCACGATCATGCCCACAGACCCAACCGGCCGCCGTTCATCTTCGGGCAATTACGGGTGGCTTTAGCCATAGTGTTAACATATGCCGGCAGAACCGCAGCCTTCCCATGGTTATGGCGGCTCATACGAACTACGGGAAACACATCAAAGCTGAAAGCCGCCCAAGTTTTGATGGCTTTAGCTCGTCAATGGGTGCCAAGAGCCATCGCCATACGACTTCTACTCGACGCCTGGTATATGAAAAAAACTCTGGTGCTCCGTCTGATCCATCAGGCAGTGACGGTCATTGGTCAGGTTCGCCGAGACACCGTATGTTATCTCTTGCCCACCCAGCCATCCTCCCCTCGACGGGGAGCACCTCGCAAGTATGGAGAGAAATTGACCTTCGCCAAGGCCAAAACCTTGCTGCCCTTACAACACGCGTCTATCAAGGCGTATGGCAAAACCCGACGCTTCGAATTCTATACTGCCCAGGCCAAAGTCCGATTCTTAAAAGGACATATTTGCCGAGTAGTCTGGTGCCGCTTTCTGCAGGATTCCGGAAAATGGACCAATTGGGCCCTGTTGCTGGCTACCGATCCCACCTTGACGGCAGCGAATGTGATCAAATTGTACAGCCGTCGTTGGTGGATAGAACCGATGTTCAACGAGATCAAGCACAGCTTTGGTCTGATCAATGCCTGGCAGCAGTCTCGCCAGACATTGGCCCGTTGGACAACGCTCATTTCCCTGAGTTACAGCTTGCCAAGGTTACTGGCTCTCTGGCTTGGCGACCAGAAAGGAGCGCAACTTTTCCCTATCCCTTGGCGTCGGCAGCAAGCCGTAACCGCAGGCTGGATCGTCAAAGCAGTCCAACAA
- the folE2 gene encoding GTP cyclohydrolase FolE2 — protein sequence MHKGKVAAAITPLAEIADVQSRPDHRNIDIDKVGVKNISYPIIVLDKFNGTQNTVARINIYVNLPYRHKGTHMSRFIEILSEFRRNISIKNIPQILEETRHRLHAQSAHIEMIFPYFIQKQAPVSRARALMEYICTIKGSLNGEGLIDLVVCVKVPITTLCPCSKEISSVGAHNQRGEVRVQVRFKKFFWIEDLIRLVEASASCEVYSLLKRQDEKFVTERAYSNPMFVEDVVREIALKLDKDDNFTWYSIDSENYESIHNHSAYAYIETDKRQENRRSKPAS from the coding sequence GTGCATAAAGGGAAGGTCGCTGCCGCTATCACGCCCCTAGCTGAGATTGCCGATGTCCAGAGTCGGCCTGATCATCGCAATATAGATATTGATAAAGTTGGGGTTAAAAACATTTCTTATCCTATTATTGTCCTGGATAAATTTAACGGTACCCAAAATACCGTGGCTCGCATTAATATTTATGTTAACTTGCCCTACCGCCACAAGGGCACTCATATGAGCCGGTTTATCGAAATCTTGAGCGAATTCCGGCGTAATATCAGTATCAAGAACATTCCCCAGATTCTTGAAGAGACGCGGCATCGACTGCATGCGCAATCAGCCCATATAGAGATGATCTTCCCCTATTTTATTCAGAAACAAGCCCCGGTCTCGAGGGCCCGCGCCCTGATGGAGTACATCTGCACCATCAAAGGGTCATTGAACGGAGAAGGTTTGATTGATCTGGTGGTTTGCGTTAAAGTACCCATTACTACCCTCTGTCCCTGTTCTAAAGAGATAAGTTCGGTAGGGGCCCACAATCAGCGCGGGGAAGTGCGGGTACAGGTGCGTTTTAAAAAGTTTTTCTGGATTGAAGATTTGATCAGACTGGTAGAGGCCTCGGCATCATGCGAGGTCTATTCTCTGCTCAAGCGCCAGGATGAAAAATTTGTCACGGAACGGGCCTATTCCAATCCCATGTTTGTGGAAGACGTAGTCCGTGAAATAGCCTTAAAATTGGATAAAGATGATAATTTTACCTGGTACTCGATAGATTCCGAGAACTATGAGTCTATTCACAATCACTCGGCCTATGCCTACATTGAGACCGACAAGCGCCAGGAAAATAGACGCTCAAAGCCGGCGAGCTGA
- a CDS encoding TIGR01212 family radical SAM protein (This family includes YhcC from E. coli K-12, an uncharacterized radical SAM protein.), which translates to MTLSLSPENPYRSLPAFLNAQFGERVQKITLDAGLTCPNRDGRVGWGGCIYCNTRGSGTGAHALGHSITQQIQEGMIRLGRRYQARKFIAYFQSFSNTYGPLEHLQSLYAEALAFPQVVGLSIGTRPDCLSPDLLKLLGSLAQTHLVWLELGLQSAHDRTLRLINRGHDAACFVKAVNTAAHRGVHLLAHVMLGLPGESKADMLATATFLGTLPVDGVKLHLVYVIKGTPLAELYDTGIYRPLLREEYISLVVEVIELLPPQMIIHRLTGDPHPEELAAPAWCLDKAGVLHDIRQAFIRRGTYQGRLWPGKASH; encoded by the coding sequence GTGACTCTCTCTCTCTCACCCGAGAATCCCTACCGCAGTCTGCCTGCCTTTTTGAACGCTCAATTCGGCGAACGGGTGCAGAAAATTACTCTGGACGCCGGTCTGACCTGCCCCAATCGGGATGGCCGGGTGGGTTGGGGTGGCTGTATATATTGCAACACCCGAGGGTCTGGAACCGGGGCCCACGCCCTGGGGCATTCCATCACTCAACAGATACAGGAGGGTATGATACGCCTCGGGAGACGCTACCAAGCCCGAAAATTTATCGCCTATTTTCAAAGTTTTTCTAACACCTACGGTCCCCTGGAGCACCTGCAATCTTTATATGCCGAGGCCTTGGCCTTTCCGCAGGTGGTCGGTCTGAGTATCGGCACCAGACCCGATTGCTTATCTCCGGACCTCCTAAAACTGCTCGGTTCATTGGCCCAGACTCACCTCGTCTGGCTCGAGCTAGGTCTACAATCGGCCCATGATCGGACCCTCCGCCTGATCAATCGCGGCCACGACGCAGCTTGCTTTGTTAAGGCTGTAAACACGGCAGCCCATCGGGGAGTGCATCTGCTGGCGCACGTCATGCTAGGTCTACCCGGAGAATCAAAGGCTGATATGTTGGCCACAGCTACATTCCTAGGGACCTTGCCGGTAGACGGGGTTAAGCTGCATCTCGTTTACGTCATTAAGGGAACTCCATTAGCAGAACTCTATGATACGGGGATTTACCGGCCGTTGTTGAGGGAGGAATACATCAGTTTGGTAGTTGAGGTCATCGAATTATTACCGCCGCAGATGATCATCCATCGTTTAACGGGCGATCCCCACCCGGAAGAACTGGCAGCGCCCGCCTGGTGTCTGGACAAAGCGGGCGTACTGCACGATATCAGACAGGCTTTTATCCGTCGCGGCACCTACCAGGGCCGTCTCTGGCCGGGTAAGGCCTCTCATTGA
- the hisD gene encoding histidinol dehydrogenase, producing MITLALESIRNLSPERRQAIMKRSSLDVTAVLDDIKKIVQEVRQHGDRIALDFHRQYKDDISSADLVASEAEIRAAYESIDPKLLDALKLAAANIEKFHRAQLDRGMWAIEVQPGILAGRLQRPLDRVGCYIPGGLAKYPSTVLMTIIPARVAGVSEIIACTPPDQGMTANPTTLAAAHLAGATNIYKIGGPWAVASMAYGTETVPQVDKIVGPGNKYVTAAKLLVFGEVGIDSPAGPSEALILADESAEARLVAIDFLSQAEHDPDAAAVLVTTWEPLAHRVIDLIKEEFHNLPRQEILKSAINHHSAVLLAHDLDEAIDFVNHYAPEHLQIITREPFAVLPRIRHAGSIFLGMYAPVPVGDYASGTNHVLPTGRTARMFSGLSVDDFIKKPTFQHLTKEGLKSLKDAVVRLAEAEGLPIHARAVAERFRYV from the coding sequence ATGATTACACTTGCCCTTGAAAGCATCCGCAACCTTTCCCCGGAGCGGCGCCAGGCTATCATGAAACGTTCCAGCCTGGATGTAACTGCGGTTTTGGATGACATCAAAAAGATTGTCCAAGAGGTGCGGCAGCATGGCGACCGCATCGCGCTCGATTTTCATCGGCAGTATAAAGACGACATCAGTTCGGCAGATTTAGTAGCCAGCGAAGCGGAGATTCGTGCAGCATACGAATCAATCGATCCAAAGTTGCTTGATGCCCTGAAGCTGGCAGCGGCGAATATCGAAAAATTTCATCGGGCCCAATTAGATCGGGGGATGTGGGCCATCGAGGTGCAGCCGGGCATCCTGGCTGGGCGGTTGCAGCGCCCGTTGGATCGGGTCGGCTGTTATATTCCCGGTGGCCTGGCCAAATATCCCTCTACGGTGCTCATGACTATCATCCCGGCGCGGGTGGCCGGGGTGTCGGAGATCATTGCCTGTACCCCGCCGGACCAGGGCATGACGGCCAACCCTACTACTTTGGCGGCGGCTCATCTGGCCGGCGCCACAAACATTTACAAGATAGGTGGTCCTTGGGCGGTAGCCTCTATGGCGTATGGCACCGAGACCGTGCCGCAGGTGGATAAGATCGTCGGGCCGGGAAATAAATATGTTACTGCGGCCAAACTGTTGGTCTTCGGAGAGGTAGGCATCGACTCTCCTGCCGGTCCGAGTGAAGCCCTCATTTTGGCTGATGAATCCGCAGAAGCCAGATTGGTGGCGATTGATTTCCTTTCCCAAGCGGAGCATGATCCGGATGCCGCCGCAGTGTTGGTAACCACATGGGAGCCCCTGGCACATCGGGTCATTGACCTCATCAAAGAGGAATTCCATAATCTGCCCCGGCAGGAAATCCTTAAATCTGCCATCAACCATCATTCCGCGGTGCTGTTGGCTCATGATTTGGATGAGGCGATTGATTTTGTGAACCATTACGCCCCGGAGCACCTGCAGATTATCACCCGGGAGCCTTTTGCCGTCCTGCCGCGCATACGCCATGCCGGTTCCATCTTTCTCGGGATGTATGCCCCGGTTCCGGTGGGTGATTATGCCTCCGGAACTAATCATGTCTTGCCGACGGGGCGGACGGCCAGGATGTTTTCCGGATTGTCAGTAGATGATTTTATAAAGAAGCCAACCTTCCAGCATTTAACCAAGGAAGGCTTGAAATCGCTCAAAGATGCGGTCGTGCGGTTGGCCGAGGCCGAAGGCCTTCCTATACATGCCCGGGCGGTAGCCGAGAGATTCCGTTATGTTTAG
- a CDS encoding DUF4276 family protein translates to MGNIVKLNGLERFLKVAEKRDACHAVLILLDAEGSCAREVAGRLATRARNHSPHLPIAVVAAKCHYENWLLGSTETLAGKSGLKDSLEIISDPESVPDPKRWLTDHMEKGKAYKETFDQAPLSKAIDIDLVCQRARSFRRLEHALEQLICSIKSGTPLISP, encoded by the coding sequence ATGGGCAATATTGTAAAATTAAATGGGCTAGAAAGATTTCTTAAAGTTGCGGAAAAGCGTGATGCGTGTCATGCTGTTCTCATACTACTCGATGCTGAAGGCAGTTGTGCCAGAGAGGTGGCTGGACGACTGGCGACAAGGGCAAGGAATCATAGTCCTCATCTGCCCATCGCTGTTGTTGCAGCCAAATGCCACTATGAGAATTGGCTACTGGGGAGTACCGAGACACTTGCGGGGAAGAGCGGTCTAAAAGACTCTTTGGAGATAATTAGCGATCCAGAATCCGTTCCCGATCCCAAAAGATGGCTCACAGATCATATGGAGAAAGGGAAAGCATACAAAGAAACCTTTGACCAAGCGCCTCTAAGCAAAGCAATTGATATTGATCTTGTTTGCCAAAGAGCTCGATCATTCCGACGCCTAGAGCATGCGTTAGAACAACTCATATGCAGCATCAAATCAGGTACACCGCTCATAAGCCCCTAA